The sequence TGTTCTGCGTGTCTGTGAGTGAATGAGCTGCTCTTAAACATGTTACAAGTGCAACACTTCTGAATTTGTCTTAATCTTACTATGCAAGGACTTGAACACATTAACTCCATCCTAAGAGTTGTTTGAAGTTTATTTTACGAGCATTTAACTGTTTGTGTGAAGCTACTGTCAAACAGCACATAAATATAGTACAAAAGAATTTTACTGTAGTTTACTCTAGTTAATACTAAAGTATACAGTGtttttatggacaaatgtatttacagcattgAAAATACCAAACTTAAAATTTAAAAGGGAAAaagaatttgtttaaaacaaaaaattatattgccATTATTTATCCATTTGTATAACTTTAATGTCCTTTGTCAGTTGCCTGTCTATTTATTTGACGAcctgcatttttgttttttttaaagatgataacagacgtatacttgtgctacaacGGTGTGGcttgtgctacaaaactttaaaactctATAGCACTGGTGTTATCTGCAAAAAAAGTGAACATACAGTCCCGCCCGATTCACAACGGTAAGCttatattaatcatttatgatttGCATGCCCAGGTCGGGCAGTTCCTGTTTGAGTCATTACATAACTTCcgtaaacacaaagaagatgAATTGGCTAGTTTATCTGAAAGGATTGCAGTAGTGgcttagaaaacaaatattacatttaaatgaccaatatttatattatataaaatagcgtaagagagatttattttgattgttCGTTTTATTCTAATACTTTACTGCCAGACCATAGggcacatttttatttgtcgaCTACCCATTTGTATTTgatgtactttatttatttcttatcaCATTTAAAAGGGGATCAATGGggagcaaaatctgtctggttatagcaagcattcttccaaatatctttctctgtgttcatcagaacaaagacatttgtacagatttagaacaactcaaTGGTGAGTTAATGATAACAGAGTTTTAATTTctgggtgaaatatcactttaaaagcAACTGCATTACCCTAAAAGTGTCCTTAAGAAAAGGATTTGTTAAGATAATGGAGAACTTACTGTCCACCTCATCCAGAATGAACTCATCTGTTGTGAGATCCAGATCACCAAGATTCAGTGGATCAGATGATTTCTaccaacacacaaaacacacacacatgatatAAACATGCTTCACATCTGATGACAGCCGTGGGCAAACAACAGAACCGCCtgagtgaacacacgcacacacgcacacatacacacgcacgcatgcaggCACACGGACACGCACGCAACTCTGTACTCCAGAGTTCATGACTTCACAcagctgttttattttcaggtttGGTAACACTTAATAGTATTTTTCTCCATTCAAagagtttttaataaaagtgtgtgcttgtgttttcatttagggggttgttgttgttgttgtgtgtgataTTTGTGATGCTTCattcagaaacacaaacagtcCGAGTGTCAGCCCCCCGTGTTTATGACGTTTATCAAGATTTAAATGCGTCAATTACGTACAGTTGAATACGTTACTGAttctgatataaaataaatgaaaactctttACCTCATTCTGTAAATAAGCCATCGCACCAGACACATAATCAACAGAAGAATCAGCACATACAGTCTGTGCTTCCGCCATCTCGATCGTTGGACATAAAACTACAATTCCCGTCTGCATGTAGTCTAAACTATACATCCCGTCCGTATTGACTTCCCATTTATATTTAGTTCCGCGGATATTTGGACCGCTGTTATGTTCTTTAATTTAACGCGATAAAACACTAAgggacatattttaaaaatgagtaaatgttCTGCAATATTTAGTGAAGTGTACAAAGTGACAATGACTGCatcataattatatttaaacagcATGCTTCAATTGAAGCAATCGCTTCCTGTATAAGTTCTCGAGCTGGTGGTAAAAATTCTCGCGAGAACGTGTAAACTTCCTCTTTGCGCGGAACCAGCGTCCAAGATGGTGAGTGCCGATCGAAATCCTCAAAAAACTGAATGATATCTTTCAACATCTTCTTGTTTTGGCTTAGAATCTTTTCACAGTTGTAACAACTGACACATTTATGTCGTGTTTGTTATATGCTGGTTAAAATTTTTGTGATGTGAAGTATAGATTGATCATGTGAGTGAATAAAAGTCCGATCTCACAGTCGCGCGCTGGTGCAGATGAATATAGCAGAAGCATAAAAttccttttctttttgttattatCTGTAGATGTTGAATGGCTTAAACATTGAAATAGTTTGTCTAACAGCCGTTACGTAAACTGTATATCAACGTGACTGCTTCTTATGGATAACACGGCCGACATAAACCCGGTTGTtgattaaacttacattttatttggtGTCGTGAATGAAGTTTCAGTGATAAGTTCTACTGGCATATACATTAAGGCTTAAATACACTActagacttttgctcagattttcagtctggtcttgttgcagaaagtctgtcagtctgcagatttgatcagtttgcgtgtttctatctgaaactctCAAAAAGTCTGTAAGTGTGTGATATCTAGTTTAAGATTTTAGTCTGTTCAGATTGTAAAAGTCTTGAATGAAGTGTATTCCAGCTAGTTGTAAAATCTAGAGTTAGCTGAAGCGTCAGCATTAATAGATTAGAATAAAGAGATGTTTGTCGACTGGCTTTAATTGTATCCAAGAATGGAAAACCACTTAATATGCGTGTTTAACGTCTACACcaatataaatgtgtgtagTGAAGGCAAGTACAGAGTTTTGAGCATCATCCAATGGTGGCTCTTCTTTGTTCTCGCAGTCGCTCGTCATTCCAGAGAAGTTCCAGCATATTCTGCGTGTTCTTAACACAAACATCGATGGAAGACGTAAAATCGCCTTCGCCATCACTGCCATCAAGGTGAGTAATGTTACTAACGGAACGCACTGATGTCTGTTCATAACTCTTGAGTGATGTGCCAACGTTTCTCTTGCAGGGTGTTGGACGGCGATACGCTCATGTGGTATTGAGGAAGGCTGATATTGACCTGAGTAAGAGGGCTGGAGAACTCACTGAAGATGAGGTGAGTGTGTCGCTCAGTGTTGAACAGTTGATGCTTAAATCAAATGAGGTTTATTCATCTTTTAAATGATGCAGGTTGAGAGAGTCGTGACCATTATGCAGAACCCTCGCCAGTACAAAATCCCAGACTGGTTCCTCAACAGACAGAAGGATGTTAAAGATGGAAAGTACAGTCAGGTACGGATAGACAACTGTTTGTTTGCACTTTTCAAAGGTTCTTTTAATGATCGAGCTCACAACACTTCACATGGTTTGTCACCGTTATACAAGCTTGTACTTGTTTTGACCTTTACAATGATATTATCCTAaatcaggggtgtccaaagtcagtcctggagggccggtgtcctgcaaagtttagcctCAACCCTAATAAACACCCGAACAGCTAATCAAACTCACAAAGGAGACttgaaacttccaaacaggtgtgttgagccaagtttgagctaaactctgcaggactgtggccctccaggactgtcCTAAATAAAAGCTAAAACAAGATGAAAACGACTCGTCAAAAACATTTAAcgtcaaaataaatgaaacaaactaaCAAGGGTTactgaaaaacaaagcaaaatcatGATCATAAAGAATTGTTTTTGTAGCATTGTGGTGGTTGAGGaaaatgtgtgtgaatggtGCATCATGCATGTGAGGTTATCTGATGGAGAGACTCAAGAGTCCTGTATGATACACCCACAgtgcttaaagtgatagttaacacaaaaatacaaattctgtcattttgaaCAAATGTAAGAAACTCAAGGTTAAAGTGAACTCTTTCTCTGCTCTGTGCTTTGGAAGTGATTCTTTTTACCTCACTAAACATGTAACAATATTATGGATATCATGTCATCACAATAGGTGTATTCTCTCAATGTAATCGCGGTCACATGACCGTATGAAATGAAAAGTCTTCCGGGTCTAACATAATGTTAGACAAAATAAGATGTCTCCTTTGTTGAGTTCCATCTGGTGccattattaatgtaatattgCTGGAACAGGTGTGTATAGCGTGCTCTTATATTAGCATGGCTGTGATTAGGTCAGATGCACGAGTACAGGAGCCAATCACAGCCTCTGTAAGAGCACACTGCACAACTATGAGAGCGAACATGCATTCAATACAACAGTTCGAAGGCACGCACGCGTGTGTAGATGAATCCGCTAAAAGTGCAATGAAAAACATTGGTCAGTGCTAAGAATAAGAATGAGTGCATTATACAGAGCTGTGTGGTGTTATAAATTGTTTGCATACCTGCAAACTAGTCACTTTTAGGCAAAAAAAATTTGGGCCGTTTTGAATCAAAAATAGGTCATTTATGTGAaggttatttttttctgtggggAATGGgggtattttattaaaaaaactaaatatcatTATGGTCATTTTAGTCTCTACATTAACAATTCTCATTTGCTCTCCGTATTGAGTTCTGTCCCAATGCGTGCTCGCACACACATGTAAGCACACTCCCACCAGCAGACAGAGAGCACGTGTCAATATGTCGGGTCAACCACCTGAAAAGcaaacagataaaaacattacCAGGGTGGTGAAAATGGCTACATACAGAAGACGCACTCCCTGCCCCTGACAAGCAGTCCAGTCACCACCGGATGACAGGTTTTCACCCAGCTTTCCTTTGTTCCATCCGCACTGCGAGACTGAATGAACCATTCACGTCATCAGACTTTTTCTGTACACATCCCGCGCACTCAGGGACATTTATGTTGACTATATTTGGCCGATATCTTACAATACCTTCATATAGTGCCAAACGCTCTTCATTTGAACCCTTTCCGCTCTGAGAACGCTGCTTCTCCCGCCAAAGACGCGTCGCATATAAAGACCTGCGGACACCAAGAGCAGGTCAATAAATGAACACTTTTACTGCAATGCTTAAGTAAACAAAATGCTGcagtaataaagtattttagcTGTCAGTCAGTTTACGGTTTGCTATATAGGTTTGTGACATTATAAACCATAACGTCTTGTTTTAGCATGAATGATATTACCAATATCAATAgcatgttaagagcatttcataATGAATCCTGTTTTAATGTGAGGTTATTTAGAATCAGTTGTAGTATGAATGCATGGAAAGGCTACTTGTTAGTAACTTTGTAAGTACTTCTATGAGATAAATTCATTTcagttgttacattttgttgtcagtagtttaattaaatattaaaataggcCACTAGGACTTCGCTTTAGCACCAGAGCCTACAAACTGTGCattagaatataaaataaatggcctgattAAACATTAGATGTTCactttttatattcatattcgACTGGTCTCAgttcattaaatattatttattgaaatatattgtCCGGACACCTGCCACAAAGAAAATATAGAGAACGCATATACCCTCCCCAAAGCAGTAAATATAGGGTAAACACTGCAACCCACTTATACATCCAAAAAAACCCAGCTCCCCCCGATAAACCAATGAAACCATGAAATAAACAGCATTCGatgtacacattttaaaaaagcagaCTGTTACATGTGAAACATGGCTTTTAGGACATGTAGTGTAATGGAAATAGCATTTCACAATATGACTTAACCTGTTTATAAGATACAGTATACAAGTCACCTTTTTCACCTCCACAGAGTTTGCaggtatgtgtttgtgtgacaatAATCAATGGATAACTGCATTGAGTCCATATAACTAGATGGTGGaatcctgttgttttcatttgGCTTTTCTGTGTGAATGAGGTCCACAGATGAACTACAACGATGTAATCTTTGTATTCGGGACAAGTGAATGACAAATGTACTTGTCGGAAGGACAACGGTTAATGTCATACACTGTGTAATCGTCCCTCTGTGTGTTCTTTTATTGTTGAAAGTCGATGTTCTCGTCATGCTAAATGTGAAATGTTGGTCTTAAGTTGGAAAAAGTGATGAACGTGAATGGTATGGCTAAATGATGAAATGTTGTTTCTCAAGGTCCTTGCCAATGGTCTGGACAACAAACTGAGAGAAGATCTGGAGAGGCTGAAGAAGATCCGTGCTCACCGCGGTCTGCGCCACTTCTGGGGGTGAGTGTCACTGCTCAACTAAACAGAAAACAAGCCACTGGACATCAATTATTCTCTCATG comes from Triplophysa dalaica isolate WHDGS20190420 chromosome 25, ASM1584641v1, whole genome shotgun sequence and encodes:
- the rps18 gene encoding 40S ribosomal protein S18, which gives rise to MSLVIPEKFQHILRVLNTNIDGRRKIAFAITAIKGVGRRYAHVVLRKADIDLSKRAGELTEDEVERVVTIMQNPRQYKIPDWFLNRQKDVKDGKYSQVLANGLDNKLREDLERLKKIRAHRGLRHFWGLRVRGQHTKTTGRRGRTVGVSKKK